Proteins from a genomic interval of Pantoea deleyi:
- the rnt gene encoding ribonuclease T, whose translation MSESNSPNALNQRFRGFYPVVIDVETAGFNAQTDALLEIAAITLKMDEEGWIGIDQTLHFNVEPFAGSLLHPEALAFTGIDPSNPLRGAVSEYEALHAIFKMVRKGIKESGCNRAIMVAHNATFDLNFMSAAAERASLKRNPFHPFATFDTAALSGLVLGQTVLAKACIAAGMAFDSTQAHSALYDTQQTATLFCELVNRWKRLGGWPLPFAGEAAEAGETA comes from the coding sequence ATGTCTGAATCGAATTCCCCTAATGCACTCAATCAACGCTTCCGTGGCTTCTACCCGGTGGTGATCGACGTCGAAACCGCAGGTTTCAATGCGCAGACCGATGCGTTACTGGAAATTGCCGCTATCACGCTGAAAATGGATGAAGAGGGCTGGATTGGGATTGATCAGACGCTGCACTTTAACGTCGAACCCTTTGCCGGATCGCTACTGCATCCGGAAGCCCTGGCCTTTACCGGCATCGATCCCAGCAATCCCCTGCGGGGCGCGGTCAGCGAGTATGAGGCGCTGCACGCTATCTTCAAGATGGTACGTAAAGGGATCAAGGAGAGCGGCTGCAACCGCGCCATTATGGTGGCGCACAACGCCACATTCGACCTGAACTTTATGTCTGCCGCGGCGGAACGGGCCAGCCTGAAACGCAATCCGTTTCATCCGTTCGCCACCTTTGACACCGCCGCCCTGAGCGGACTGGTGCTGGGTCAGACCGTGCTGGCGAAAGCCTGTATTGCGGCGGGAATGGCGTTTGACAGTACGCAGGCGCACTCTGCGCTCTACGACACGCAGCAGACGGCGACCCTGTTCTGCGAGCTGGTTAACCGCTGGAAACGCCTGGGCGGCTGGCCACTGCCCTTTGCCGGTGAGGCTGCTGAAGCCGGGGAAACGGCGTAA
- a CDS encoding C40 family peptidase, which yields MRLIITLFMLAFAQLFFNTAAASPHAPVNVSAHKAEKKSARDDERRKRRPVKTVSKKPRVTPVQKLKTKKQKKAELTATQTPAKKTSLKTARISKNHDKKRYGHQRTLKTADADTRETGTIKMSKSHRQRYQKARETAMTKLMGQLGKPYQWGGTSPHTGFDCSGLVWYAYKDLVKFKIPRTANEMYHLRDAAPIKRESLEKGDLVFFRINGRGTADHVGVYLGDGKFIQSPRTGKDIQISALGEDYWQRHYIGARRVMTPKTIR from the coding sequence ATGCGTTTAATCATTACGCTTTTCATGCTGGCTTTTGCGCAACTGTTTTTCAACACCGCCGCTGCGTCGCCTCACGCGCCGGTGAACGTGAGTGCGCATAAAGCAGAGAAAAAGAGTGCGCGCGACGATGAGCGTCGCAAGCGTCGCCCCGTCAAAACGGTCTCCAAAAAACCGCGTGTCACGCCTGTTCAGAAACTTAAAACGAAAAAACAGAAAAAAGCTGAACTCACCGCGACCCAGACACCTGCTAAGAAGACCTCGCTTAAAACCGCCCGCATCAGCAAGAATCACGACAAGAAACGTTATGGTCATCAGCGTACGCTGAAAACCGCCGACGCCGACACCCGCGAAACCGGCACCATTAAAATGAGCAAATCTCACCGCCAGCGTTACCAGAAGGCGCGTGAAACGGCGATGACCAAACTGATGGGCCAGCTGGGTAAACCCTACCAGTGGGGGGGAACCTCGCCACACACCGGTTTCGACTGCAGCGGCCTGGTCTGGTACGCCTATAAGGATCTGGTGAAATTCAAAATCCCGCGTACCGCCAACGAGATGTATCACCTGCGTGACGCCGCGCCAATCAAGCGTGAGTCGCTGGAGAAAGGCGATCTGGTCTTCTTCCGCATCAATGGCCGCGGCACCGCCGACCATGTCGGCGTCTACCTGGGCGATGGCAAGTTTATTCAGTCGCCACGCACCGGTAAAGATATCCAGATCAGCGCGTTAGGGGAAGATTACTGGCAGCGCCACTACATCGGCGCCCGCCGGGTGATGACGCCAAAAACCATCCGCTGA
- the punR gene encoding DNA-binding transcriptional activator PunR encodes MWSEYALEVVDAVARGGSFSAAAQELHRVPSAISYTVRQLETWLAVPLFERQHREVVLTPAGEHFVREGRSVIKKMLATRRQCQQLANGWRGQLSIAVDRIAKPQRTRQLVKDFYRHFPDMELSISYEVFNGVWDALADGRVEIAIGATQAIPVGGRFAFRDMGTLNWRCVVAPDHPLTQASQIDDDTLRSWPSLVLEDTSRALPRRMTWTLDNQRRLVVPEWQTGLECVQAGLCVAMVPGHLARPLLDSGELAELTLPVPFPDSPCCVSWAEDRASPATGWLLSYLGDAQTLNQEWLSED; translated from the coding sequence ATGTGGTCCGAATATGCATTAGAGGTGGTTGACGCCGTGGCGCGCGGCGGCAGCTTCAGCGCGGCCGCGCAGGAGTTGCATCGGGTGCCCTCTGCCATCAGCTATACTGTGCGTCAGCTGGAGACCTGGCTGGCGGTGCCGCTGTTCGAGCGTCAGCATCGGGAAGTGGTATTGACCCCGGCAGGGGAACATTTCGTCCGCGAAGGGCGCAGCGTCATCAAAAAAATGCTCGCCACCCGCCGACAGTGTCAGCAGCTGGCAAATGGCTGGCGCGGCCAGCTGAGCATCGCCGTTGACCGCATCGCCAAGCCTCAGCGCACCCGCCAGCTGGTCAAAGATTTCTATCGTCACTTTCCGGATATGGAGCTGAGCATCAGTTATGAGGTGTTCAATGGCGTCTGGGATGCGCTGGCCGACGGGCGGGTGGAGATCGCGATTGGCGCGACCCAGGCGATACCGGTAGGGGGGCGTTTTGCCTTCCGCGATATGGGCACGCTCAACTGGCGCTGCGTGGTCGCGCCCGATCATCCGCTGACGCAGGCGAGCCAGATCGATGACGATACGCTGCGCAGCTGGCCGTCGCTGGTGCTGGAAGATACCTCGCGGGCGCTGCCGCGCCGCATGACGTGGACGCTGGATAATCAGCGCAGGCTGGTGGTGCCGGAGTGGCAGACCGGGCTGGAGTGTGTGCAGGCGGGCTTGTGTGTGGCGATGGTGCCGGGCCATCTGGCCAGGCCGCTGCTCGACAGCGGCGAACTGGCCGAACTGACGCTGCCGGTTCCCTTTCCGGACAGTCCCTGCTGCGTCAGCTGGGCAGAAGATCGCGCATCACCGGCGACAGGCTGGTTGCTCAGCTATCTGGGCGATGCGCAGACGCTTAATCAGGAGTGGTTAAGCGAAGATTAA
- a CDS encoding riboflavin synthase subunit alpha — MFTGIVQGTAEIVSIEEKELFRTHTVRLPEELLPGLALGASVAHNGCCLTVTAIDGDLVSFDLIKETLRVTNLGDLRQGDVVNIERAAKFGDEIGGHLMSGHIMTTAEICKIIQSEHNREVWFKIQDPLQMKYILHKGFVGIDGISLTVGDVTRTKFCVYLIPETLERTTLGAKTFGQRVNIEIDPHTQAIVETVERVLAQRDAEAAMKVLTGQSADES, encoded by the coding sequence CCATACTGTCCGCCTGCCGGAAGAACTCCTGCCGGGGCTGGCGCTGGGCGCATCTGTTGCGCATAACGGCTGTTGCCTGACCGTAACGGCTATCGACGGCGACCTTGTCAGTTTCGATCTGATTAAAGAGACGCTGCGGGTCACTAACCTTGGCGATCTGCGTCAGGGCGACGTGGTTAACATTGAGCGTGCCGCGAAATTCGGCGATGAAATCGGCGGCCACCTGATGTCGGGTCATATCATGACCACGGCGGAGATCTGCAAGATCATCCAGTCAGAACATAATCGCGAAGTCTGGTTCAAAATCCAGGATCCGCTGCAGATGAAATATATCCTGCACAAAGGGTTTGTCGGTATTGATGGCATCAGCCTGACGGTCGGCGACGTTACCCGAACCAAATTCTGTGTTTATCTGATCCCGGAAACGCTGGAACGCACCACGCTGGGCGCGAAAACCTTTGGTCAGCGGGTTAACATTGAGATCGATCCGCACACTCAGGCGATTGTTGAGACCGTCGAGCGCGTCTTAGCCCAGCGCGACGCCGAAGCGGCGATGAAAGTGCTGACCGGCCAGTCTGCCGACGAGAGCTGA
- a CDS encoding Grx4 family monothiol glutaredoxin, whose amino-acid sequence MMSTVEKIQRQIAENPILLYMKGSPKLPSCGFSAQAVQALSACGERFAYVDILQNPDIRAELPKYANWPTFPQLWVDGELVGGCDIIVEMLQRGELQSLIKETAEKFKEAE is encoded by the coding sequence ATTATGAGTACTGTAGAAAAAATTCAGCGCCAGATCGCAGAAAATCCGATCCTGCTGTACATGAAAGGTTCCCCGAAACTGCCTAGCTGCGGTTTCTCTGCGCAGGCGGTGCAGGCGCTGTCAGCCTGTGGTGAGCGGTTTGCTTACGTGGATATTCTGCAGAACCCGGATATTCGTGCCGAGCTGCCGAAATACGCTAACTGGCCTACCTTCCCGCAGCTGTGGGTGGATGGCGAACTGGTCGGCGGTTGCGACATCATCGTTGAGATGCTGCAGCGCGGCGAACTGCAGTCGCTGATTAAAGAGACCGCAGAAAAATTTAAAGAAGCAGAATAA
- a CDS encoding YnhF family membrane protein, giving the protein MSTDLKLALMTAVGCLLMIVAFSFTAILH; this is encoded by the coding sequence GTGAGTACTGACCTCAAACTGGCCTTAATGACCGCCGTCGGCTGTCTGCTGATGATTGTGGCCTTTAGTTTTACTGCCATTCTGCACTGA
- the punC gene encoding purine nucleoside transporter PunC, whose protein sequence is MLSNKGFMPYLALLSMLGFLATDMYLPAFGAMQQSFNTSPGLISASMSLFLAGFACGQLFWGPLSDRIGRKPVLLAGLTLFAVGCAGMLWVSDIALMLALRFVQAIGVCAAAVSWQALVVDRYPAARASKVFATIMPLVALSPALAPLLGAWLIGHFHWRSIFLVLTLIAVALILVTLRLPGVRKAAEAKGSQPGFFTLLKSRIYSGNVLIYSACSASFFAWLTGSPFILADLGLSPADIGLSYVPQTLAFLIGGFGCRALLNRFNGAQLLPALLGIYSLSILALFAVALSGSSTLAGLMVPFCGMALANGAIYPIVVASALMPFPHATGKAAALQNTLQLGLCFAASLAVSAGLTQPLFTTTLIMTVTILLALFGYVMQRVASAQTVVASSQPACQDNQ, encoded by the coding sequence ATGTTATCGAATAAAGGATTTATGCCCTATCTTGCCCTGCTGAGTATGCTGGGCTTTCTGGCCACGGATATGTACCTGCCCGCCTTCGGAGCGATGCAGCAGAGCTTTAATACCTCGCCCGGCCTGATCAGCGCCAGTATGAGTCTCTTTCTGGCCGGCTTTGCCTGTGGCCAGCTCTTCTGGGGGCCGCTGTCGGACCGCATTGGCCGCAAGCCGGTGCTGCTGGCCGGTCTGACGCTGTTTGCCGTCGGCTGCGCCGGGATGCTGTGGGTCAGCGATATCGCCCTGATGCTGGCGCTGCGCTTTGTTCAGGCGATTGGCGTCTGTGCCGCTGCCGTGAGCTGGCAGGCGCTGGTGGTGGACCGCTACCCTGCCGCGCGGGCCAGCAAAGTCTTTGCCACTATCATGCCGCTGGTCGCCCTCTCTCCGGCGCTGGCGCCGCTGCTGGGTGCCTGGCTGATCGGCCACTTCCACTGGCGTTCGATTTTCCTGGTGCTGACGCTGATTGCGGTCGCGCTGATCCTCGTAACCCTGCGCCTGCCCGGCGTGCGCAAAGCGGCGGAAGCGAAAGGGTCTCAGCCCGGCTTCTTTACGCTACTGAAATCACGCATCTACAGTGGCAATGTGCTGATCTACTCCGCCTGCTCTGCCAGCTTTTTCGCGTGGCTGACCGGTTCCCCCTTTATCCTGGCGGATCTGGGCCTTTCGCCCGCTGATATCGGCCTGAGCTATGTGCCACAGACGCTCGCCTTTCTGATTGGCGGATTTGGCTGCCGTGCCCTGCTTAACCGCTTCAACGGCGCACAGCTCCTGCCCGCGCTGCTGGGGATTTACAGCCTGAGCATCCTGGCGCTGTTTGCCGTGGCGCTTTCAGGCAGTAGCACTCTGGCCGGTCTGATGGTGCCGTTCTGCGGCATGGCGCTGGCAAACGGTGCGATTTATCCGATTGTGGTCGCCAGTGCCCTGATGCCGTTCCCGCACGCGACCGGGAAAGCGGCCGCGCTGCAGAACACGCTGCAGCTGGGACTCTGCTTCGCCGCCAGCCTGGCGGTGTCGGCCGGATTAACCCAGCCTCTGTTTACCACTACCCTGATCATGACGGTGACGATCCTGCTCGCGCTGTTCGGTTACGTCATGCAGCGTGTCGCAAGCGCACAAACGGTTGTTGCCTCCTCTCAGCCTGCCTGCCAGGATAATCAGTAA
- the cfa gene encoding cyclopropane fatty acyl phospholipid synthase, giving the protein MSSSYAEAVSPEENPWYHIVHELLEKADVDINGTRSWDIQVTHPGFYKRVLQEGSLGLGESYMDGWWTCDRLDMFFHRVLKHRLDQQLPHHFKDTLRIAAARLTNLQSRKRAWIVGKEHYDLGNDLFSLMLDPYMQYSCGYWKEATTLAAAQEAKLDMICRKLALKPGMSLLDIGCGWGGLAEFAARHYGVSVQGVTISAEQQKLAQQRCSGLDVTILLQDYRDLNAQFDRIVSVGMFEHVGPKNYATYFDVVDRNLKPDGLFLLHTIGAIKTDMRVDPWIDKYIFPNGCLPSVRHVAEASEPHFVLEDWHNFGADYDRTLMAWHERFLQAWPELADSYGERFKRMFTYYLNACAGAFRARDIQLWQIVFSRGVEGGLRVAR; this is encoded by the coding sequence ATGAGTTCATCTTATGCAGAAGCAGTAAGCCCCGAAGAGAATCCCTGGTATCACATCGTTCATGAGCTGCTGGAAAAGGCGGATGTTGACATTAACGGTACACGCTCCTGGGATATTCAGGTCACCCATCCCGGTTTCTATAAGCGTGTCCTGCAGGAGGGGTCACTCGGGCTCGGTGAGAGCTATATGGATGGCTGGTGGACGTGCGATCGGCTGGATATGTTCTTCCATCGCGTACTTAAGCACAGACTGGATCAGCAGCTTCCGCATCACTTCAAAGATACGCTGCGCATTGCCGCCGCGCGCTTAACCAATCTGCAGTCCAGAAAACGGGCCTGGATTGTCGGCAAAGAGCATTACGACCTGGGTAACGATCTCTTCTCCCTGATGCTCGACCCCTATATGCAGTACTCCTGCGGCTACTGGAAAGAGGCCACGACGCTGGCGGCCGCTCAGGAGGCCAAGCTGGATATGATCTGCCGTAAGCTGGCGCTGAAGCCGGGGATGTCGCTGCTGGATATCGGCTGTGGCTGGGGTGGGCTGGCGGAGTTTGCCGCACGGCATTATGGCGTCAGCGTGCAGGGCGTGACCATCTCCGCTGAACAGCAGAAGCTGGCGCAGCAGCGCTGTAGCGGCCTGGACGTCACGATTCTGTTGCAGGATTATCGCGACCTCAACGCGCAGTTTGACCGCATCGTATCGGTGGGGATGTTCGAGCATGTCGGCCCGAAAAACTACGCCACCTACTTCGATGTGGTCGATCGCAACCTGAAACCGGACGGGCTTTTTCTGCTGCACACCATCGGCGCGATCAAAACGGATATGCGCGTCGATCCCTGGATCGACAAATATATCTTCCCCAACGGCTGCCTGCCTTCGGTGCGTCACGTCGCGGAGGCCAGCGAACCCCATTTTGTGCTGGAAGACTGGCACAACTTCGGAGCCGATTACGACAGAACCCTGATGGCCTGGCATGAGCGCTTTTTGCAGGCCTGGCCGGAGCTGGCTGACAGCTACGGCGAACGCTTTAAACGGATGTTCACCTACTACCTCAACGCCTGCGCGGGTGCCTTCCGGGCGCGTGATATTCAGCTGTGGCAGATTGTTTTCAGTCGTGGCGTGGAGGGGGGATTACGGGTCGCGCGCTAG
- the purR gene encoding HTH-type transcriptional repressor PurR: MATIKDVAKRAGVSTTTVSHVINKTRFVAEETREAVWQAIKELHYSPSAVARSLKVNHTRTLGLLATSSEAPYFAEIIEAVENHCFDKGYTLILGNAHNDLQKQRAYLSMMAQKRVDGLLVMCSEYPDDLLQMLEENRNIPMVVMDWGESRADFTDTVLDNAFQGGYLAGRYLIERGHRDIGAIPGQMERNTGGGRHAGFLKALEEANIQPRAEWIVQGDFEPESGYQAMQQILSQKQRPTAVFCGGDIMAMGAICAADEMGLRVPQDISVIGYDNVRNARYFAPALTTVHQPKAQLGEKALDMLLDRITSKREVSQTIEVHPTLIERRSVADGPFRDYRR, encoded by the coding sequence ATGGCAACAATTAAAGATGTGGCAAAACGCGCTGGCGTCTCCACGACCACCGTTTCGCACGTCATCAATAAAACCCGCTTTGTGGCTGAAGAGACGCGCGAAGCGGTCTGGCAGGCGATCAAGGAACTGCACTACTCACCCAGCGCCGTGGCACGCAGCCTGAAAGTGAACCACACGCGCACGCTGGGGCTGCTGGCCACCTCAAGCGAAGCCCCCTACTTTGCTGAAATCATCGAAGCCGTCGAGAATCACTGCTTCGATAAGGGCTACACGCTGATTCTGGGCAATGCGCACAACGATCTGCAAAAGCAGCGTGCCTATCTCAGCATGATGGCGCAGAAGCGCGTGGATGGCCTGCTGGTGATGTGCTCCGAATACCCGGACGATCTGCTGCAGATGCTGGAAGAGAACCGCAACATCCCGATGGTAGTGATGGACTGGGGCGAATCCCGCGCCGACTTCACCGACACGGTGCTGGATAACGCCTTCCAGGGTGGCTATCTGGCCGGCCGCTATCTGATCGAACGCGGACACCGTGATATTGGCGCGATCCCCGGCCAGATGGAGCGCAATACCGGCGGCGGCCGCCATGCCGGTTTCCTGAAGGCGCTGGAAGAGGCGAACATTCAGCCGCGCGCGGAATGGATCGTGCAGGGTGACTTCGAGCCGGAGTCAGGCTATCAGGCGATGCAGCAGATCCTGTCGCAGAAGCAGCGCCCCACGGCGGTGTTCTGTGGCGGTGACATCATGGCGATGGGGGCGATTTGCGCCGCCGACGAGATGGGGTTGCGCGTGCCTCAGGATATTTCGGTGATCGGGTATGATAACGTGCGCAACGCCCGCTATTTCGCGCCAGCCCTGACCACGGTTCATCAGCCCAAGGCCCAGCTGGGTGAGAAGGCGCTGGATATGCTGCTGGACCGCATCACCAGCAAACGTGAAGTGTCGCAGACCATCGAGGTTCACCCGACGCTGATCGAACGCCGCTCCGTGGCCGATGGTCCGTTCCGCGACTACCGTCGTTAA